From the Billgrantia sulfidoxydans genome, one window contains:
- a CDS encoding amidoligase family protein — protein MLPQSPPEPLNVQGRTRRVGAEIEFAGLPPQQTGELVRNLFGGELKLVSPHRLRVEATRWGDFVIELDTQYAHPDARLLEALPRHDTEWERQRHQMRLDFHNKTRELIGDVVTGLVPTEIVCPPVPWNELAELDALFAALHAHGAKGTDASLLYGFGLHLNPEAASLEPEAILRHFRAFLLMAAWLRKEIDIDITREVLPHANPFPKHYALKVLDPDYAPDLDTLIADYISFNPTRNRELDLYPLFAHLCPDYPDELFRNNLIKPRPTYHYRLPNAQLSQRGWGAVVEWNRWVAVERLAADRKELDGRASRYVNLHTQSLMTRMVGRLRNWIKEVRSPS, from the coding sequence ATGCTGCCGCAATCACCACCCGAGCCTCTGAATGTCCAGGGTAGGACCCGACGGGTTGGCGCCGAAATCGAGTTTGCCGGGCTCCCCCCTCAACAGACCGGTGAGCTGGTACGCAACCTGTTCGGTGGCGAACTGAAGCTGGTCAGCCCCCATCGGCTGCGAGTCGAAGCCACCCGCTGGGGAGACTTCGTCATCGAGCTCGACACCCAGTATGCCCACCCCGATGCCAGGCTGCTGGAGGCATTGCCGCGCCATGACACCGAATGGGAGCGCCAACGCCACCAGATGCGGCTGGACTTTCACAACAAGACCCGCGAACTGATCGGCGACGTCGTGACCGGCCTGGTGCCGACCGAGATCGTCTGCCCACCGGTGCCCTGGAACGAGCTCGCCGAGCTCGACGCGCTGTTCGCGGCTCTTCACGCCCATGGCGCCAAGGGCACCGATGCCAGCCTGCTGTATGGCTTCGGCCTGCACCTCAACCCCGAGGCCGCCAGCCTGGAACCCGAGGCCATCCTTCGACATTTCCGCGCCTTCCTGCTCATGGCGGCCTGGTTGCGCAAGGAGATCGACATCGACATCACGCGGGAAGTACTGCCGCACGCCAACCCCTTCCCCAAGCACTATGCGCTCAAGGTGCTCGACCCCGACTACGCCCCCGATCTCGATACGCTGATCGCCGATTACATCAGCTTCAACCCCACGCGTAACCGCGAACTGGATCTCTACCCGCTGTTCGCCCACCTGTGCCCCGACTACCCGGACGAGCTGTTCCGCAACAACCTGATCAAGCCACGCCCCACGTACCATTACCGCTTGCCCAATGCCCAGCTGTCCCAGCGCGGCTGGGGCGCCGTGGTGGAGTGGAATCGCTGGGTGGCGGTGGAGCGACTCGCCGCCGATCGCAAGGAACTCGACGGACGCGCCAGCCGCTACGTCAATCTGCACACGCAGTCGCTCATGACCCGCATGGTGGGCAGGCTGCGGAACTGGATCAAGGAGGTCCGCTCGCCCTCATGA
- a CDS encoding mechanosensitive ion channel family protein, which yields MPGAFPPRSGAAYWRVAIRIGLLLLLLLAWAVPANAQLSLGGLGQEEQTQETPHDAETFQQSLDDVITTLEDDERRGALLDELREIRQVHEGGSAEDSIQRQGLLGALAETFSELGDQAEAGESPLDDWRRQLEQGWAGLSELVVETGTGEIARFAVHSAVLLGIWAGALVILVALGRLLFVRQGLPLDLPREPRGWLLALHFLRRMLPWALAFVLTMGLVQVLPPSPGRTLALIFTYLALCGRTLSVVVECVVSVFTRGHRFPAVVILQQRGLRLLFVIGALIALGDALNAERLSLIVGEEPAALGSVFANMLAALLSIRFIFRFKRPIKHLIRNRSWRVRREGGTAIELARVVGELWHVPALLIVVVSLLAIFVTVGDVGTALARSIISAALLVSTLVVTGLIQRHSERRSRRRRISEYRRRLERVGYALSHMVAWIVFAELSLQVWGGSLFGLGREGVAGVRIGQALLALGFTVLLAWLAWIFADTAIQRALVSSARSRGRRVNQARAQTITPMIRNVIFATIVLIAAIVGLANLGVNVTPLLAGAGVIGLAVGFGAQTLVQDLITGIFIIVEDSLAVDDFVQINGHMGTVEGLTLRTVRLRDLDGILHIITFSAIQSIHNMSRHFGIALMRIRIPHTMKIDDAISLMQETAQELRQDPMMRHYIWSPLEMQGVDRFDEGAAVLRMRFRTAPVMQWDVARAFNLLLKQRMEQQGLDLGMPRLSVSMEGQPGDAMANGEPEGGDTAPPRDAKGRAPGEAGIADPEGATNPQRASPDSS from the coding sequence ATGCCAGGAGCTTTTCCCCCGCGCAGTGGCGCCGCGTACTGGCGAGTGGCGATTCGCATCGGGCTGCTGCTGCTGCTGCTGCTGGCCTGGGCGGTCCCCGCGAACGCCCAACTCTCGCTCGGCGGGCTGGGGCAGGAGGAGCAGACCCAGGAGACTCCCCACGACGCCGAGACGTTTCAGCAATCGCTCGATGACGTGATCACCACGCTGGAGGATGACGAGCGCCGTGGCGCCCTGCTCGACGAGCTGCGCGAGATTCGCCAGGTCCACGAGGGCGGCAGCGCCGAGGATTCCATTCAGCGCCAGGGGCTGCTCGGCGCCTTGGCCGAGACCTTCAGCGAGCTGGGCGACCAGGCCGAGGCCGGCGAGTCGCCGCTCGACGACTGGCGGCGCCAACTGGAGCAGGGCTGGGCGGGGCTCAGCGAGCTGGTGGTGGAGACCGGCACCGGCGAGATCGCGCGCTTCGCCGTCCACAGTGCGGTGCTGCTGGGCATCTGGGCCGGCGCGCTGGTCATTCTGGTTGCCCTGGGCAGGCTGCTGTTCGTGCGTCAGGGCTTGCCGCTCGACCTGCCGCGGGAGCCGCGCGGCTGGCTGCTGGCGCTGCACTTCCTGCGCCGCATGCTGCCCTGGGCGCTCGCCTTCGTCCTGACCATGGGGTTGGTCCAGGTACTGCCTCCCAGCCCGGGGCGCACCCTGGCCCTCATCTTCACCTACCTGGCGCTGTGCGGTCGTACCCTGTCGGTGGTCGTGGAGTGCGTGGTGTCGGTGTTCACTCGCGGGCATCGCTTCCCCGCGGTCGTGATCCTGCAGCAGCGGGGTCTGCGCCTGCTGTTCGTGATCGGCGCGCTGATTGCGCTCGGCGATGCGCTCAATGCAGAGCGGCTCTCCTTGATCGTGGGAGAGGAACCGGCGGCGCTGGGCTCGGTGTTCGCCAACATGCTGGCAGCGCTGCTCAGCATCCGTTTCATCTTCAGGTTCAAGCGTCCGATCAAGCACTTGATCCGTAACCGTTCCTGGCGCGTGCGCCGCGAAGGTGGCACCGCCATCGAACTGGCGCGCGTCGTCGGCGAGCTCTGGCACGTGCCGGCGTTGCTGATCGTCGTGGTCTCGTTGCTGGCGATCTTCGTCACCGTGGGGGATGTGGGGACTGCATTGGCGCGCTCGATCATCTCGGCGGCGCTGCTGGTGTCGACCCTGGTGGTCACCGGCCTGATCCAGCGCCACAGCGAGCGACGCAGCCGGCGCCGCCGCATCAGCGAGTACCGTCGCCGCCTCGAGCGCGTCGGCTATGCGCTCTCTCATATGGTGGCGTGGATCGTCTTTGCCGAGCTGTCGCTGCAGGTGTGGGGCGGCTCGCTGTTCGGCCTGGGCCGCGAGGGCGTGGCCGGGGTGCGTATCGGCCAGGCCCTGCTGGCGCTGGGCTTCACCGTGCTGCTGGCCTGGCTGGCGTGGATCTTCGCCGATACCGCCATCCAGCGTGCGCTGGTCTCTTCCGCCCGTTCGCGGGGACGGCGCGTCAACCAGGCCCGCGCCCAGACCATCACGCCGATGATCCGCAACGTGATATTCGCCACCATCGTGCTGATCGCCGCCATCGTCGGGTTGGCCAACCTGGGGGTCAACGTCACGCCGCTGCTGGCCGGTGCCGGCGTCATCGGTCTGGCCGTGGGCTTCGGCGCCCAGACCCTGGTGCAGGACCTGATCACCGGTATCTTCATCATCGTCGAGGATTCGCTGGCGGTGGACGACTTCGTCCAGATCAACGGTCACATGGGTACGGTCGAGGGGCTGACCCTGCGCACGGTGCGCCTGCGCGACCTGGACGGCATCCTGCACATCATTACCTTCAGCGCCATCCAGTCGATCCACAACATGTCGCGGCACTTCGGTATCGCGCTGATGCGCATCCGCATACCGCACACCATGAAGATCGACGATGCCATCTCCTTGATGCAGGAGACCGCGCAAGAGCTGCGCCAGGATCCGATGATGCGACATTACATCTGGTCGCCGCTGGAGATGCAGGGCGTCGACCGTTTCGACGAAGGCGCCGCCGTGCTGCGCATGCGTTTTCGCACCGCGCCGGTCATGCAATGGGACGTGGCGCGTGCCTTCAACCTGCTGCTCAAACAGCGCATGGAACAGCAGGGCTTGGACCTCGGCATGCCGCGCCTGAGCGTGAGCATGGAGGGCCAGCCTGGCGATGCCATGGCAAACGGGGAACCGGAAGGCGGCGATACGGCGCCCCCACGCGATGCCAAGGGGCGAGCACCGGGGGAAGCCGGCATCGCCGATCCCGAAGGCGCGACCAACCCGCAGC
- a CDS encoding OsmC family protein translates to MSIKKTGSAVWEGSLKEGKGQVSTESGTIKDAPYSFGKRFEGEPGSNPEELIGAAHASCYSMALSMIMGEAGLTPERIATEAAVTLEQDAGGFSITRIHLTTRVRSPGTDADAFHGAAEKAKEGCPVSKLFKAEITLDAALEN, encoded by the coding sequence ATGAGCATCAAGAAAACCGGTAGCGCTGTCTGGGAGGGTAGCCTGAAAGAAGGCAAGGGTCAGGTCTCGACCGAGAGTGGCACGATCAAGGATGCGCCCTACAGTTTCGGCAAGCGCTTCGAGGGCGAGCCCGGCTCCAATCCCGAGGAACTGATCGGCGCGGCGCACGCCAGCTGCTACTCCATGGCGCTGTCGATGATCATGGGCGAGGCCGGCCTGACCCCCGAGCGTATCGCCACCGAGGCGGCCGTGACCCTCGAGCAGGACGCCGGCGGCTTCAGCATCACCAGGATCCATCTCACCACCCGGGTACGCAGCCCCGGTACCGATGCCGATGCCTTCCACGGCGCGGCCGAAAAGGCCAAGGAAGGGTGCCCGGTCTCCAAGCTGTTCAAGGCCGAGATCACCCTGGACGCCGCGTTGGAAAACTGA